One Pseudomonas rhizophila DNA window includes the following coding sequences:
- a CDS encoding transglycosylase SLT domain-containing protein produces MTRPQVLLLLCCSLLLPMPAEARLPGPVQVVAPTTVRDLAQIRSSRVLKVLVNQSRNSSGEVKGQPIGVEYHRLRAFEQYLNGHARDDQKITLKIIPKAKDQLLGALQRGEGDLVAPGELLEPLAGLAVSASNPIRTDVPLLLVGAKGQRRYTRVEQLSGKTLALPNGSAAGEALSQINQKLALRKLPPVKIEWVDPTLAVEDVLEMVQAGIFHLTIVEQPIAERWSKILPKLRFDRQVLIGEPADEYWFVRRDAAMLRASIDRFLTTYKAPSNQDAAFLRIYRRLYRVHYPLARANRQRLEKLRPVLQKHATAQGMDWLNLAALAFKESSLQPNARSGSGPTGLMQITPSAAQRVGVRNIQNLDANVQAGAKYLALIRRKFFASPKLNERERMAFVLAAYNMGPERVQGMRAEARRRGLNPNQWFFQVERIAMEQVGMGAVSYVNSVNKYYLAFDRERESLEPREQKVVVRK; encoded by the coding sequence ATGACACGTCCCCAAGTGTTGTTGCTGCTGTGTTGTTCGCTGTTGCTGCCGATGCCGGCCGAGGCGCGGCTGCCCGGCCCGGTACAGGTGGTAGCGCCGACTACGGTGCGCGACCTTGCGCAAATCCGCAGCAGCCGGGTGCTGAAAGTTTTGGTCAACCAGAGCCGCAACAGCTCTGGCGAAGTCAAGGGGCAACCCATTGGCGTCGAATATCATCGCTTACGTGCCTTCGAGCAATACCTCAACGGCCACGCTCGGGATGACCAGAAAATCACCCTCAAAATCATTCCCAAGGCCAAGGACCAACTGCTGGGCGCCTTGCAACGCGGAGAAGGCGATCTGGTCGCGCCCGGCGAGTTGCTCGAGCCCCTGGCTGGCCTTGCGGTCAGCGCCAGCAATCCGATTCGCACCGACGTGCCGTTGCTTCTGGTGGGAGCCAAGGGCCAGCGGCGCTACACCCGCGTAGAGCAACTGTCGGGCAAGACCCTGGCCCTGCCCAACGGTAGCGCCGCAGGGGAAGCCCTGAGTCAGATCAACCAGAAGCTGGCACTGCGTAAATTACCGCCGGTGAAGATCGAGTGGGTCGACCCGACCCTGGCGGTGGAAGATGTGCTGGAAATGGTTCAGGCCGGGATTTTCCATCTGACCATCGTCGAGCAGCCCATTGCCGAACGCTGGAGCAAGATCCTGCCCAAGCTGCGTTTCGACCGGCAGGTGCTCATTGGCGAGCCGGCTGACGAGTATTGGTTTGTCCGTCGTGACGCCGCCATGCTGCGAGCGAGCATCGACCGCTTCCTGACGACTTATAAGGCGCCTTCCAATCAGGACGCGGCGTTTCTGCGCATCTATCGCCGCTTGTACCGGGTTCACTATCCGCTGGCCCGTGCCAATCGCCAGCGTCTTGAGAAACTGCGCCCGGTGTTGCAAAAACATGCCACGGCCCAAGGCATGGATTGGCTGAACCTGGCGGCACTGGCGTTCAAGGAGTCTTCCCTGCAACCCAATGCCCGCAGTGGCAGCGGCCCTACGGGTCTTATGCAGATTACCCCTTCAGCAGCCCAGAGGGTCGGGGTGCGCAACATCCAGAACCTGGACGCCAACGTGCAGGCTGGCGCCAAGTACCTGGCCTTGATACGCCGAAAGTTTTTCGCCAGCCCCAAGCTCAATGAGCGCGAGCGAATGGCCTTCGTCCTGGCCGCCTACAACATGGGGCCTGAGCGTGTCCAAGGCATGCGGGCCGAGGCCAGGCGGCGGGGACTCAATCCCAATCAGTGGTTCTTCCAGGTCGAACGCATCGCCATGGAGCAGGTGGGAATGGGCGCAGTAAGCTACGTTAATAGTGTGAACAAATACTATCTGGCATTTGATCGTGAACGGGAGTCGCTGGAACCCAGGGAACAAAAGGTTGTTGTGCGTAAATGA
- a CDS encoding DoxX family protein yields MSTFINKVLFTRAGYGLTVLRIVVGIIFAAHGSQKLFGLFGGYGLTGTAQWMESIGLTPGYLMATLAGGTEFFAGLALIIGLLARPAALGLAFLSLVAIFSVHIGNGLFMANNGYEFALALLAGSVAVLIEGAGKLSVDQAIAR; encoded by the coding sequence ATGAGCACTTTCATCAACAAAGTTCTGTTTACTCGCGCTGGCTATGGCCTGACTGTCCTGCGCATCGTTGTCGGGATCATCTTCGCCGCCCACGGCTCCCAGAAACTCTTCGGCCTGTTCGGTGGCTACGGCCTGACGGGGACGGCGCAGTGGATGGAAAGCATTGGCCTGACCCCCGGTTATCTGATGGCGACACTGGCCGGCGGCACCGAGTTTTTCGCCGGGCTGGCCTTGATCATCGGTCTGCTGGCCCGTCCAGCGGCGCTGGGACTGGCCTTCCTGTCGCTGGTGGCGATTTTCTCCGTGCACATTGGCAACGGTCTGTTCATGGCCAACAACGGTTATGAGTTTGCCCTGGCTTTGCTGGCAGGCAGCGTCGCGGTGCTGATCGAAGGTGCTGGCAAGTTGTCGGTCGACCAGGCCATCGCCCGCTGA
- the greB gene encoding transcription elongation factor GreB, whose product MSRYRPPRTAGTALITPEGEARMRAEFHELWHVRRPQVTQAVSEAAAQGDRSENAEYTYGKKMLREIDSRVRFLTKRLEALKVVSEKPSDPNKVYFGAWVTVEDEDGKESRYRIVGPDELDLKKNLISIDSPLARALIGKALDAEIKVQTPAGEQLLYVTHIEYI is encoded by the coding sequence ATGAGCCGTTATCGCCCACCCCGCACCGCCGGCACCGCGTTGATCACCCCTGAGGGCGAGGCGCGGATGCGCGCTGAATTTCATGAACTGTGGCATGTGCGCCGCCCTCAGGTGACCCAAGCGGTCAGCGAGGCGGCGGCCCAGGGGGATCGTTCGGAAAACGCCGAATACACCTATGGCAAGAAAATGCTGCGGGAAATCGACAGCCGCGTGCGTTTCCTCACCAAGCGCCTGGAAGCCCTCAAGGTGGTCAGTGAAAAACCCAGTGACCCGAACAAAGTGTATTTCGGCGCTTGGGTCACGGTTGAAGATGAGGACGGCAAAGAGTCTCGCTATCGCATCGTCGGCCCCGACGAACTGGACCTGAAAAAGAACCTTATCAGCATCGACTCGCCCTTGGCGCGGGCGTTGATCGGCAAAGCGCTGGATGCTGAGATCAAGGTTCAGACACCCGCAGGTGAACAACTTTTATATGTCACTCACATTGAATACATATAA
- a CDS encoding ABC transporter permease: MARLPLLRLFSLAVRQLLRDARAGELRVLFFALLVAVAASTAIGYFGARLNGAMMMRATEFLGADLLLEGSSPARPEQIRGGTDLGLEHARVVEFSSVVATDNGIQLSSVKAVDDIYPLRGELKSAPAPFAPEETGGRPNPGEAWVEARLLTALDLKIGDSIDVGNQPLRLSRVLTYEPDRAGNFYSLTPRVMINLKDLDATGVVQPGSRVSYRDLWRGPAPALQTYRDLIKPGLEPNQRLQDARDGNRQIGGALGKAERYLNMASLVAVLLSGVAVALSANRFATRRFDASALLRCLGLSRRETMVLFSLQLTVLGLLASLSGALLGWVAQLGLFALLHDLLPTTVPPGGLLPAIAGIGTGMVALAGFALPPLAALGRVPPLRVLRRDMLPIPSSTWVVYGAALGALGLIMWRLSLDLVLTFALLGGGVIAALVLGGLLLLLLQSLRRMLARASLPWRLGLGQLLRHPLAAAGQALAFGLILLSMALIALLRGELLDTWQNQLPKNAPNYFALNILPNDKQAFTDKLLALSAQSAPLYPVVPGRLISINGEPAKEFVTKDSAGDRALQRDLSLTWAADLPAGNVVTAGTWWPQQPPDDIPGVSVEGKVAENLKIQLGDRLVFNVGGVNREAKVTSLREINWDNFQPNFFMIFQPGTLKDLPATYLTSFYLAAGHDQQIVDLSRAFPAVTILQVEALLEQLRSILAQVTLAVEYVLLFVLAAGMAVLFSGLQATLDERIHQGALLRALGAERALLVKARRIEFGLLGAVSGLLAALGSELVSLVLYRYAFDLPWHPHPWLLVLPLVGALLIGAAGVFGTRRALNASPLTVLREG; the protein is encoded by the coding sequence ATGGCACGCTTGCCGCTGTTGCGTCTGTTCAGTCTCGCTGTCCGCCAATTGCTGCGCGACGCCCGCGCCGGCGAACTGCGGGTGTTGTTCTTCGCCCTGCTGGTGGCGGTGGCGGCGAGTACCGCCATCGGTTACTTCGGAGCCCGTCTCAACGGCGCGATGATGATGCGCGCCACCGAATTCCTTGGCGCCGACCTGCTGCTCGAAGGCAGCTCGCCTGCCCGTCCCGAACAGATTCGCGGCGGCACCGATCTGGGCCTCGAACATGCCCGGGTGGTGGAGTTTTCCAGCGTCGTGGCCACCGACAATGGCATTCAACTTTCCAGCGTCAAGGCCGTCGATGACATCTACCCCCTGCGCGGCGAACTGAAAAGCGCCCCTGCCCCGTTCGCCCCGGAAGAAACCGGCGGGCGACCGAACCCAGGCGAGGCCTGGGTTGAAGCACGGCTGCTGACGGCACTGGACCTGAAAATAGGCGACAGCATAGACGTCGGCAACCAGCCCCTGCGCCTGAGCCGTGTGTTGACCTACGAACCGGATCGCGCCGGCAATTTCTATAGCCTCACGCCCCGGGTCATGATCAACCTCAAGGACCTGGACGCTACCGGCGTCGTACAGCCCGGCAGCCGCGTCAGTTATCGCGACCTGTGGCGCGGCCCGGCACCAGCGTTGCAAACCTACCGCGACCTGATCAAGCCGGGCCTGGAGCCCAACCAGCGTCTGCAGGATGCGCGCGATGGCAACCGGCAGATCGGTGGCGCCCTGGGCAAGGCCGAACGCTACCTGAACATGGCCAGCCTGGTGGCGGTGCTGCTGTCCGGCGTCGCCGTCGCCCTCTCGGCCAACCGCTTTGCCACCCGACGCTTTGATGCCAGCGCACTGCTGCGTTGCCTGGGGTTGTCACGCCGGGAAACCATGGTGCTGTTCAGCCTGCAATTGACCGTGCTGGGCCTGCTGGCCAGCCTCAGCGGTGCGCTGCTTGGCTGGGTCGCCCAACTGGGACTGTTTGCACTGCTGCATGACCTGTTACCCACGACCGTCCCACCGGGAGGCCTGCTGCCGGCCATTGCCGGAATCGGCACCGGAATGGTGGCGTTGGCGGGCTTCGCCCTGCCCCCTCTGGCCGCGTTGGGACGGGTCCCTCCCTTGCGCGTTTTACGCCGGGACATGCTGCCGATTCCTTCCAGCACCTGGGTGGTCTATGGGGCCGCCCTGGGTGCCCTTGGCCTGATCATGTGGCGCTTGAGCCTGGACCTGGTCCTGACGTTCGCCCTGCTCGGCGGTGGCGTCATCGCAGCACTGGTGCTCGGCGGCCTGCTGTTGCTGCTGCTCCAGAGCCTGCGCAGGATGCTGGCCCGCGCCTCGTTACCCTGGCGGCTCGGCCTGGGCCAGTTGCTGCGCCACCCCTTGGCGGCGGCCGGCCAAGCGTTGGCATTCGGCTTGATTCTGTTGTCCATGGCGCTGATCGCCCTCTTGCGCGGCGAGCTGCTGGACACCTGGCAAAACCAGTTGCCGAAAAACGCCCCGAACTATTTCGCCCTGAACATTCTGCCCAACGACAAGCAGGCCTTCACCGACAAGCTGCTGGCGTTGTCGGCGCAATCGGCGCCGCTCTACCCCGTGGTACCGGGACGCCTGATCAGTATCAACGGCGAGCCGGCCAAGGAATTTGTCACCAAGGACTCGGCCGGTGACCGGGCCCTGCAGCGTGACCTGAGCCTGACCTGGGCAGCGGACCTGCCGGCGGGCAACGTCGTCACGGCCGGGACCTGGTGGCCGCAGCAACCGCCGGACGATATTCCGGGCGTTTCGGTAGAAGGCAAGGTGGCCGAGAACCTCAAGATCCAGCTGGGGGACCGTTTGGTTTTCAACGTGGGCGGCGTCAATCGCGAGGCGAAGGTCACCAGCTTGCGAGAAATCAACTGGGACAACTTCCAGCCTAACTTTTTCATGATCTTCCAACCCGGCACGCTGAAGGATCTACCGGCCACCTATCTCACCAGCTTCTATCTGGCGGCGGGCCACGACCAGCAGATTGTCGACCTGTCCCGGGCCTTCCCGGCGGTGACGATCCTGCAAGTCGAAGCCCTGCTCGAGCAGTTGCGCAGCATCCTGGCCCAGGTCACCCTGGCCGTGGAATATGTGTTGCTGTTTGTACTGGCTGCGGGAATGGCCGTGCTGTTCTCCGGCCTGCAAGCCACCCTCGATGAACGGATCCACCAGGGTGCGCTGCTCCGCGCCCTGGGTGCCGAACGAGCCCTGTTGGTCAAGGCCCGGCGCATCGAGTTCGGGCTGTTGGGTGCGGTCAGTGGCTTGCTCGCGGCCTTGGGTTCGGAACTGGTGAGCCTGGTGCTTTACCGTTACGCGTTCGACCTGCCCTGGCATCCGCATCCATGGTTGCTGGTACTGCCTTTGGTGGGAGCGTTATTGATCGGGGCTGCCGGTGTGTTCGGCACCCGTCGAGCCCTCAATGCCAGCCCGCTGACAGTCTTGCGCGAGGGTTGA
- a CDS encoding ABC transporter ATP-binding protein translates to MGSSILTAKDLSKVVPSAEGELTILHELSLELNKGDSLAIVGASGSGKSTLLGLLAGLDLPSSGEVTLAGQALSVLDEDQRARIRAEHVGFVFQSFQLLDSLNALENVMLPLELDGRQDARERATELLQRVGLGQRLTHSPRQLSGGEQQRVAIARAFAAEPDVLFADEPTGNLDSHTGERISDLLFELNKESGTTLVLVTHDERLAHRCRRLIRLEAGQMVAPLEP, encoded by the coding sequence ATGGGCTCAAGCATTCTCACCGCGAAGGACCTTAGCAAAGTGGTTCCCAGCGCGGAAGGTGAACTGACTATCCTGCACGAACTCAGCCTGGAACTGAACAAGGGCGACAGCCTGGCCATTGTCGGCGCATCCGGTTCCGGCAAATCCACCCTCCTGGGCCTGCTGGCCGGCCTCGACCTGCCCAGCAGCGGTGAAGTGACCCTCGCAGGTCAAGCCCTCAGCGTTCTGGATGAAGACCAGCGGGCCCGGATCCGCGCCGAGCATGTCGGCTTTGTCTTCCAGTCGTTCCAGTTGCTCGACAGCCTCAATGCGCTGGAAAACGTCATGCTGCCATTGGAGCTTGATGGTCGCCAGGATGCCCGCGAACGCGCTACGGAATTGCTGCAGCGGGTCGGCCTGGGCCAGCGCCTGACCCATTCGCCCCGCCAGCTCTCCGGCGGCGAGCAGCAACGCGTGGCGATTGCCCGTGCCTTTGCGGCCGAGCCGGACGTGCTGTTTGCCGACGAACCCACTGGCAACCTCGACAGCCACACCGGTGAGCGCATCAGCGATCTTCTGTTCGAGTTGAACAAGGAAAGCGGCACGACCCTGGTGCTGGTCACCCATGACGAACGCCTGGCCCATCGTTGCCGGCGCCTGATTCGACTTGAAGCCGGCCAGATGGTCGCCCCCCTGGAGCCTTGA
- a CDS encoding arylesterase — MRVWFLSAGLALMCMAQNAAAGTVLIVGDSISAAFGLDTRQGWVSLLEQRLKAEGFDDKVVNASISGDTSAGGQARLPALLAAHKPDLVILELGGNDGLRGQPPTQLQQNLAAMIDSSRASGAKVLLLGMQLPPNYGQRYTDAFARVYSTLAEEKNVPLVPFFLQDVGGVPGMMQGDGLHPSVAAQGKLLENVWPTLKPLL; from the coding sequence ATGCGTGTGTGGTTTTTGAGTGCCGGCCTGGCCCTGATGTGCATGGCCCAGAACGCAGCGGCGGGTACAGTCCTGATCGTTGGCGATAGTATCAGCGCCGCTTTCGGCCTGGATACCCGGCAAGGTTGGGTATCCTTGCTCGAACAACGGCTCAAGGCCGAAGGTTTCGACGACAAAGTGGTCAATGCTTCTATCAGTGGTGACACCAGTGCAGGCGGCCAGGCGCGGCTGCCGGCGCTGCTTGCAGCCCATAAGCCGGACCTGGTGATCCTGGAACTGGGTGGCAACGATGGCTTGCGTGGACAGCCGCCAACGCAATTGCAACAAAACCTTGCAGCGATGATCGACAGCTCCCGCGCCAGCGGTGCCAAGGTACTGCTGCTGGGCATGCAGTTGCCGCCCAATTATGGGCAGCGCTACACCGATGCCTTTGCCCGGGTCTACAGCACCCTGGCCGAGGAGAAAAACGTGCCGCTGGTGCCGTTTTTCCTTCAGGACGTTGGTGGTGTTCCGGGGATGATGCAGGGCGATGGCTTGCACCCGTCCGTCGCGGCCCAGGGCAAGTTGCTGGAAAATGTCTGGCCGACGCTAAAACCGCTGCTGTGA
- a CDS encoding L,D-transpeptidase family protein, producing MLLRLPAVTRCLSLAALCMAGPVAALELPLPPPGEDIVGQVQVIKAKYEDTFADLGTTYDLGYTEMVAANPGVDPWLPGAGTEVVLPTRFILPPGPREGIVINLAEYRLYYFPKGRNVVYTFPLGIGREGWGSPIAHTSIIAKTPNPTWTPPASIKAEHAADGDPLPNVVPAGPDNPLGPFKFTLGTPGYLIHGSNKKFGIGMRTSHGCFRMFNNNVLQMAGMVPVGTSVRIINDPYKLGVSGGKVYLEAHTPLDDNGNPSVVDKHTAVINTMLKREDITSNLRMDWDVVRDVVAAEDGLPVEIAVPNTSAPMVSSAPIDLQQ from the coding sequence ATGTTGCTGCGCTTGCCTGCCGTCACCCGCTGCCTGTCTCTTGCCGCCCTGTGCATGGCTGGTCCCGTTGCCGCCCTGGAGCTGCCTCTGCCACCGCCAGGCGAAGACATTGTTGGCCAGGTGCAGGTCATCAAGGCCAAATACGAAGACACCTTCGCCGACCTGGGCACTACCTACGACCTGGGCTACACCGAGATGGTCGCTGCCAACCCGGGCGTCGATCCCTGGTTGCCGGGTGCGGGCACCGAGGTCGTGCTGCCGACCCGTTTCATCCTGCCGCCTGGCCCGCGCGAAGGCATCGTGATCAACCTCGCCGAGTACCGTCTCTACTACTTCCCCAAGGGCCGGAATGTGGTCTACACCTTCCCGCTGGGCATTGGCCGTGAAGGTTGGGGATCGCCGATCGCCCACACCAGCATTATTGCCAAGACCCCGAATCCGACCTGGACTCCGCCGGCCTCGATCAAGGCTGAGCATGCCGCCGACGGCGATCCGTTGCCGAACGTGGTGCCGGCCGGTCCCGATAATCCCTTGGGTCCGTTCAAGTTCACCCTGGGCACCCCGGGTTACCTGATCCACGGTTCGAACAAGAAGTTCGGCATCGGCATGCGCACCAGCCACGGCTGCTTCCGCATGTTCAACAACAACGTACTGCAGATGGCCGGCATGGTGCCGGTGGGCACCTCGGTACGGATCATCAACGATCCCTACAAGCTGGGTGTGAGCGGCGGGAAGGTTTATCTGGAGGCCCACACGCCGCTGGACGACAACGGCAACCCATCGGTGGTGGACAAGCACACCGCGGTGATCAACACGATGCTCAAGCGTGAGGACATCACCAGCAACCTGCGCATGGACTGGGATGTTGTGCGTGATGTGGTGGCGGCCGAAGACGGCCTGCCGGTCGAGATCGCCGTTCCGAATACTTCGGCACCGATGGTCTCCAGCGCGCCGATCGATCTGCAACAGTAA
- the oprI gene encoding outer membrane lipoprotei OprI translates to MNNVLKFSALALAAVLATGCSSASKETEARLTATEDAAARAQARADEAYRKADEALAAAQKAQQTADEANERALRMLEKASRK, encoded by the coding sequence ATGAACAACGTTCTGAAATTCTCTGCTCTGGCCCTGGCCGCAGTTCTGGCTACCGGTTGCAGCAGCGCATCGAAAGAAACCGAAGCACGTCTGACTGCTACCGAAGACGCAGCAGCTCGCGCCCAAGCTCGTGCAGACGAAGCTTACCGTAAAGCTGATGAAGCTCTGGCTGCTGCTCAAAAAGCACAACAGACTGCTGACGAAGCTAACGAGCGTGCTCTGCGCATGCTGGAAAAAGCTAGCCGCAAGTAA
- a CDS encoding GNAT family N-acetyltransferase, protein MSEALSIHHDQAGHQFETNVDGHRAYLTYMDLGKQTLDIYRTFVPNALRGRGIAAALTERALQYADEMGYTVIPSCSYVERYMERHQRHAAKL, encoded by the coding sequence ATGAGCGAGGCGTTGTCCATCCACCATGACCAGGCTGGTCATCAGTTCGAGACCAATGTGGACGGTCATCGTGCCTATCTGACTTATATGGACCTGGGCAAACAGACCCTGGATATCTATCGCACCTTCGTGCCCAATGCCTTGCGCGGACGCGGCATTGCGGCGGCGCTGACCGAAAGGGCGCTGCAATACGCCGACGAAATGGGCTACACGGTGATCCCGTCCTGCTCCTACGTGGAGCGCTACATGGAGCGTCACCAGCGTCACGCGGCCAAGCTCTGA
- a CDS encoding 3-deoxy-7-phosphoheptulonate synthase, translated as MADLPINDLNVASNETLITPDQLKRDIPLSDAALRTVTKGREVIRNILDGTDHRLFVVIGPCSIHDIKAAHEYAERLKVLAAEVSDTLYLVMRVYFEKPRTTVGWKGLINDPYLDDSFKIQDGLHIGRQLLLDLAEMGLPTATEALDPISPQYLQDLISWSAIGARTTESQTHREMASGLSSAVGFKNGTDGGLTVAINALQSVSSPHRFLGINQEGGVSIVTTKGNAYGHVVLRGGNGKPNYDSVSVALCEQALNKAKIKPNIMVDCSHANSNKDPALQPLVMENVANQILEGNQSIIGLMVESHLNWGCQAIPKDLADLQYGVSITDACIDWSATENTLRSMHAKLKDVLPKRQRG; from the coding sequence ATGGCTGATTTACCGATCAATGACCTTAACGTCGCCTCCAACGAGACCCTCATCACGCCTGACCAGCTCAAGCGCGATATCCCCCTGAGCGACGCTGCACTGCGCACCGTGACCAAGGGCCGGGAAGTCATTCGCAACATTCTCGACGGCACCGACCATCGCCTGTTCGTGGTCATCGGGCCCTGCTCGATCCATGACATCAAGGCCGCCCACGAATATGCCGAGCGCCTGAAAGTGCTGGCGGCGGAAGTTTCCGACACCCTTTACCTGGTGATGCGGGTGTATTTCGAAAAGCCGCGCACCACCGTCGGCTGGAAAGGCCTGATCAACGACCCGTACCTGGACGACTCCTTCAAGATCCAGGATGGCCTGCACATCGGTCGCCAATTGCTGCTGGACCTGGCCGAAATGGGCCTGCCCACCGCCACCGAAGCCCTGGACCCGATCTCCCCGCAATACTTGCAGGACCTGATCAGTTGGTCGGCCATCGGTGCGCGGACCACCGAATCCCAGACTCACCGTGAAATGGCCTCCGGCTTGTCCTCGGCCGTGGGTTTCAAGAATGGCACCGACGGCGGCCTCACCGTGGCGATCAACGCCTTGCAGTCGGTTTCCAGCCCTCACCGCTTCCTGGGCATCAACCAGGAGGGTGGCGTATCGATCGTCACCACCAAGGGCAACGCTTATGGTCACGTGGTGCTGCGCGGTGGCAACGGCAAACCGAACTACGATTCGGTCAGCGTCGCGCTGTGTGAGCAGGCACTGAACAAGGCCAAGATCAAACCGAACATCATGGTCGACTGCAGCCACGCCAACTCCAACAAGGATCCGGCGCTGCAACCGCTGGTGATGGAAAACGTGGCCAACCAGATTCTGGAAGGCAACCAGTCGATCATCGGCCTGATGGTCGAAAGCCATTTGAATTGGGGCTGCCAGGCGATCCCCAAGGATCTGGCGGACTTGCAGTACGGTGTGTCCATCACCGATGCCTGCATCGACTGGAGCGCAACCGAGAACACCCTGCGCAGCATGCATGCCAAGCTCAAGGACGTGTTGCCTAAACGTCAGCGTGGCTAA